A DNA window from Actinomadura coerulea contains the following coding sequences:
- a CDS encoding molybdenum cofactor biosynthesis protein MoaE has product MSQSVAGGDVIRLIGVRDTPLSVDEVYAAVGATGAGGTAVFAGTVRDTDHARAVTALSYSAHPTAERELRAVMEKVAADFPVLGLAALHRVGDLRIGDIAVVVAASCPHREEAFAACRRLIDDLKAQVPIWKHQTFADGDDEWVGAC; this is encoded by the coding sequence GTGAGCCAAAGCGTTGCCGGCGGAGACGTCATCCGGCTGATCGGCGTGCGCGACACGCCCCTGTCCGTCGACGAGGTGTACGCCGCCGTCGGCGCCACCGGCGCCGGCGGCACCGCCGTCTTCGCCGGCACCGTCCGCGACACCGACCACGCGCGCGCCGTCACCGCCCTCTCCTACAGCGCCCACCCCACCGCCGAACGCGAACTCCGCGCCGTCATGGAGAAAGTGGCCGCCGACTTCCCCGTCCTCGGCCTCGCCGCCCTCCACCGCGTCGGCGACCTCCGCATCGGCGACATCGCCGTCGTCGTCGCCGCGTCCTGCCCCCACCGCGAAGAAGCCTTCGCCGCCTGCCGCCGCCTCATCGACGACCTCAAGGCCCAGGTCCCCATCTGGAAGCACCAGACCTTCGCCGACGGCGACGACGAGTGGGTCGGGGCCTGCTGA
- a CDS encoding PDZ domain-containing protein, with amino-acid sequence MSRRAATLSLASVLVLVLALVGSIMRVPYVALMPGPTSNTLGTNDKGQPLIRIEGRQTYPDQGHLNFTTVTYRGGPGGRIDLITALRGWFAGDTAIVPEETIFPKDESPKQVDQENTRAMQDSQQNAEAAALHELGVPVATRVVVDGIQKGRPADGVLKPGDEITALDGAAVTSVAQVTGPMAKRPIGAPITLTYTRDGKQAKATLKTVADPTGKRAVVGIVLSDQYKFPFKIDISIGDIGGPSAGLMFSLAIVDKLTPGPLTQGKFIAGTGTITPDGEVGPIGGIQQKMIAARRAGATVFLTPKDNCADAAGSRPDGLRLIRADTLHDAVQAINALTTGKGAIPACTR; translated from the coding sequence ATGTCTCGTCGTGCCGCCACGCTCAGCCTCGCGAGCGTGCTCGTCCTCGTGCTCGCCCTCGTCGGCTCCATCATGCGCGTCCCCTACGTCGCCCTGATGCCCGGCCCCACGAGCAACACCCTCGGCACGAACGACAAAGGCCAGCCCCTCATCCGGATCGAAGGCCGCCAGACCTACCCCGACCAGGGCCACCTCAACTTCACCACGGTCACCTACCGCGGCGGCCCCGGCGGCCGCATCGACCTGATCACCGCCCTGCGCGGCTGGTTCGCCGGCGACACCGCCATCGTCCCCGAAGAGACGATCTTCCCCAAGGACGAGTCGCCCAAGCAGGTCGACCAGGAGAACACCCGCGCCATGCAGGACTCCCAGCAGAACGCCGAAGCCGCCGCCCTCCACGAACTCGGCGTCCCCGTCGCCACCCGCGTCGTCGTCGACGGCATCCAGAAGGGGCGCCCCGCCGACGGCGTCCTCAAACCCGGCGACGAGATCACCGCCCTCGACGGCGCCGCCGTCACCAGCGTCGCCCAGGTCACCGGCCCCATGGCCAAACGCCCCATCGGTGCCCCCATCACCCTCACCTACACGCGCGACGGCAAACAGGCCAAAGCCACCCTCAAGACCGTCGCCGACCCCACCGGAAAACGCGCCGTCGTCGGAATCGTCCTGTCCGACCAGTACAAGTTCCCCTTCAAGATCGACATCAGCATCGGCGACATCGGCGGCCCCTCCGCCGGCCTCATGTTCTCCCTCGCCATCGTCGACAAACTCACCCCCGGCCCCCTCACCCAAGGCAAGTTCATCGCCGGCACCGGCACCATCACCCCCGACGGCGAAGTCGGCCCCATCGGCGGCATCCAACAGAAAATGATCGCCGCGCGCAGAGCCGGCGCCACCGTCTTCCTCACCCCAAAGGACAACTGCGCCGACGCCGCCGGCTCCCGCCCCGACGGCCTCCGCCTCATCCGCGCCGACACCCTCCACGACGCCGTCCAAGCCATCAACGCCCTCACGACCGGCAAAGGCGCCATCCCCGCCTGCACCCGATAA
- a CDS encoding PPA1309 family protein: protein MSLLEEVVLDLERHSAQEGWDSAPRIYALVRSSELRRAEPELAEQLGLQEGADTLAALEQPALPDQAGVEDALATIAWPDTVEGCALVLERIVLPPEVEEQIPEDEAQAAEFAASHPKREDVRMIVGVLRDGARHSALRLRRHDTDDEVLTGPDLIPALAEALAATLEPDEPGAPG from the coding sequence GTGAGTCTTCTGGAAGAAGTCGTGCTGGACCTCGAACGTCACTCGGCCCAGGAGGGCTGGGACAGCGCGCCGCGCATCTACGCCCTCGTCCGCAGCTCCGAACTGCGCCGCGCCGAGCCCGAGCTCGCCGAACAACTCGGCCTGCAGGAGGGGGCCGACACCCTCGCCGCCCTCGAACAGCCCGCCCTGCCCGACCAGGCCGGCGTCGAGGACGCCCTCGCCACCATCGCCTGGCCCGACACCGTCGAAGGCTGCGCCCTCGTCCTGGAGCGCATCGTCCTGCCGCCCGAGGTCGAAGAGCAGATCCCCGAGGACGAGGCCCAGGCCGCCGAGTTCGCCGCCTCCCACCCCAAGCGCGAGGACGTGCGCATGATCGTCGGGGTGCTGCGCGACGGCGCCCGGCACTCCGCCCTCCGGCTCCGCCGCCACGACACCGACGACGAGGTCCTCACCGGACCCGACCTCATCCCCGCCCTCGCCGAAGCCCTCGCCGCCACCCTCGAACCCGACGAGCCCGGCGCACCCGGGTAA
- a CDS encoding UPF0182 family protein, whose translation MTFRTPGFGRRLGTGRTRPLLPVLVALAALLVAFLTFTAVYTDLLWYRSIGFSSVYTTQLRAKLVLFFGAGLLMALVVGANVAVAYRLRPAYRPLSVEQQGLERYRAVIDPRRRLIAWGLLGVLGMLTGSSVAGQWPVWLAFLNRTPFGVKDPQFHKDVSFYVFTYPFLRLVIGVVFATVILSILAAVMVHYLYGGLRLQGPGDKASPPARAHLSVLFGLFILLKAVAYWFDRYGLVHSERGVATGASYTDVNALLPAKTILAVIALLCAAMFFSNLLRRGMMLPGVGFTLLVLSAILLGGVYPLLIQQFQVKPDELARERQFIQRNIEFTRRAYGVDGARVVPYGTQPVTDKKVLQDEAAKLGQSGVRVLDPNVVGETFQQLQRIRPFYRFPDTLDVDRYQVDGKVVDTVVALRELSGAPVGQRSWVKDHMVYTHGYGFVSAYGDRFDATEPAFITPDMPASPNQAIKVAQPEIYFGERSPRYSVVGGRGQQELNYPDNSPSGQQSSTYDGQGGVPVDSFAHRLLYSAKFQDKNLLLSGAIDKNAKILYDRSPRQMVQKAAPWLTLDGDPYPTVVNGRILWVVDGYTTSSSYPYSEEMSLGEATRDTITDTRSAVARQADDHINYLRNSVKATVDAYDGTVHLYQWDENDPVTKTWMKVFDGTVQPRSSIPPELASHFRYPQDQFKVQRKILTKYHVTDPSAFYNGEGFWEVPEDPSAKGRQQPPYYQSVRMPGQDAQSFSLTTVFNPRDNPQLAAFMSVGSNPGRDYGQIQILQMPRNAQPAGPGQVQNSFETDPKVKADLFALRQGGTKTVPGNLLTIPFGGGLLYVEPMYTKAAGGSEQQPYPIRGKILVRYGESIAAADTLDEALKQVLGGTGASPQPGSQAPPGQELSAPAQKAIEDLKAAVADYENAQKKGDYPGMGEAWKRIKDAQAALSAAGKEPPKTSPSPSPGPSSSPSASPSATPSAS comes from the coding sequence TTGACCTTCCGGACTCCCGGTTTCGGGCGCCGGCTCGGTACCGGACGGACGCGGCCGCTGCTGCCGGTGCTGGTGGCGCTGGCGGCGCTGCTGGTGGCGTTCCTCACGTTCACGGCGGTGTACACGGACCTGCTGTGGTACCGGTCGATCGGCTTCTCGTCGGTCTACACGACGCAGCTGCGGGCGAAGCTGGTCCTGTTCTTCGGGGCGGGGCTGCTGATGGCGCTGGTGGTGGGCGCGAACGTGGCGGTGGCGTACCGGCTGCGCCCGGCGTACCGCCCGCTGTCGGTGGAGCAGCAGGGCCTGGAGCGCTACCGGGCGGTGATCGACCCGCGGCGGCGGTTGATCGCGTGGGGGCTGCTCGGGGTGCTGGGGATGCTGACGGGGTCGTCGGTCGCGGGCCAGTGGCCGGTGTGGCTGGCGTTCCTGAACCGGACGCCGTTCGGTGTGAAGGATCCGCAGTTCCACAAGGACGTCTCGTTCTACGTCTTCACGTATCCGTTCCTGCGCCTCGTCATCGGGGTGGTCTTCGCGACGGTGATCTTGTCGATCCTGGCCGCGGTGATGGTGCACTACCTGTACGGGGGGCTGCGGCTGCAGGGGCCGGGCGACAAGGCGAGCCCGCCCGCGCGGGCGCACCTGTCGGTGCTGTTCGGGTTGTTCATCCTGCTGAAGGCGGTCGCGTACTGGTTCGACCGGTACGGGCTGGTGCATTCGGAGCGCGGGGTGGCGACGGGCGCGTCCTACACGGACGTGAACGCGCTCCTGCCGGCGAAGACGATCCTGGCCGTGATCGCCCTGCTGTGCGCCGCGATGTTCTTCAGCAACCTGCTGCGGCGCGGCATGATGCTGCCGGGCGTGGGGTTCACGCTGCTGGTGCTGTCGGCGATCCTGCTGGGCGGGGTGTACCCGCTGCTGATCCAGCAGTTCCAGGTGAAGCCCGACGAGCTGGCCAGGGAGCGCCAGTTCATCCAGCGCAACATCGAGTTCACGCGCCGGGCCTACGGGGTGGACGGGGCGCGGGTCGTCCCGTACGGGACGCAACCGGTGACCGACAAGAAGGTCCTCCAGGACGAGGCCGCCAAGCTCGGGCAGAGCGGGGTGCGCGTCCTCGACCCGAACGTGGTGGGCGAGACCTTCCAGCAGTTGCAGCGGATCCGGCCGTTCTACCGGTTCCCCGACACGCTGGACGTGGACCGCTACCAGGTGGACGGCAAGGTCGTCGACACGGTGGTGGCGCTCCGCGAGCTCTCCGGGGCGCCGGTGGGGCAGCGCAGCTGGGTGAAGGACCACATGGTCTACACGCACGGCTACGGGTTCGTCTCCGCCTACGGCGACCGCTTCGACGCGACGGAGCCGGCCTTCATCACCCCGGACATGCCGGCGTCCCCCAACCAGGCGATCAAGGTGGCGCAGCCGGAGATCTACTTCGGGGAGCGCTCGCCGCGGTACTCGGTGGTCGGCGGACGCGGCCAGCAGGAGCTGAACTACCCGGACAACAGCCCCTCGGGGCAGCAGAGCAGCACCTACGACGGGCAGGGCGGCGTGCCCGTCGACTCGTTCGCGCACCGGCTGCTGTACTCGGCGAAGTTCCAGGACAAGAACCTGCTGCTGTCGGGTGCGATCGACAAGAACGCGAAGATCCTCTACGACCGGTCGCCGCGGCAGATGGTGCAGAAGGCGGCGCCGTGGCTGACGCTGGACGGCGACCCGTACCCGACGGTGGTGAACGGCCGCATCCTGTGGGTGGTGGACGGCTACACGACGTCCAGCAGCTACCCGTACTCGGAGGAGATGAGCCTCGGGGAGGCCACCCGCGACACGATCACCGACACGCGGTCGGCGGTGGCGCGGCAGGCCGACGACCACATCAACTACCTGCGCAACTCGGTGAAGGCGACGGTGGACGCCTACGACGGCACCGTCCACCTGTACCAGTGGGACGAGAACGACCCGGTCACCAAGACGTGGATGAAGGTGTTCGACGGCACGGTGCAGCCGCGGTCGTCGATCCCGCCGGAGCTGGCGTCGCACTTCCGCTACCCGCAGGACCAGTTCAAGGTCCAGCGGAAGATCCTCACGAAGTACCACGTGACGGACCCGTCGGCGTTCTACAACGGGGAGGGCTTCTGGGAGGTCCCCGAGGACCCGTCCGCCAAGGGCAGGCAGCAGCCCCCCTACTACCAGAGCGTGCGGATGCCGGGCCAGGACGCCCAGTCCTTCTCGCTGACGACGGTGTTCAATCCGCGTGACAACCCTCAGCTCGCCGCGTTCATGTCGGTGGGGTCGAATCCGGGGCGCGACTACGGCCAGATCCAGATCCTGCAGATGCCGCGGAACGCGCAGCCGGCGGGGCCGGGCCAGGTGCAGAACTCCTTCGAGACCGATCCGAAGGTGAAGGCCGATCTGTTCGCGTTGCGGCAGGGCGGGACGAAGACCGTCCCGGGCAACCTGCTGACGATCCCGTTCGGGGGCGGCCTGCTGTACGTGGAGCCGATGTACACGAAGGCGGCGGGCGGCTCCGAGCAGCAGCCCTACCCGATCCGCGGCAAGATCCTCGTGCGGTACGGGGAGAGCATCGCCGCGGCCGACACGCTCGACGAGGCGTTGAAGCAGGTGCTCGGCGGCACCGGGGCCTCGCCGCAGCCGGGGTCGCAGGCGCCGCCGGGCCAGGAGCTGAGCGCCCCGGCGCAGAAGGCGATCGAGGATCTGAAGGCCGCCGTGGCGGACTACGAGAACGCCCAGAAGAAGGGCGACTACCCGGGCATGGGCGAGGCCTGGAAGCGGATCAAGGACGCGCAGGCCGCGCTGTCGGCCGCGGGCAAGGAGCCGCCGAAGACCTCCCCGAGCCCGTCGCCCGGCCCGTCGTCGTCGCCGTCCGCCTCGCCCAGCGCCACGCCGTCGGCGAGCTGA